Proteins encoded by one window of Arachis ipaensis cultivar K30076 chromosome B04, Araip1.1, whole genome shotgun sequence:
- the LOC107637204 gene encoding probable WRKY transcription factor 12: protein MVLSPHYLSVYEKVSLTLESLYIYNKATILATTTTPATIATTTATTKNWHHKQVGTLDPKAMNDENCTGNSSEGNNNITWWKSSAATEKNKVKMRRKLREPRFCFQTRSDVDVLDDGYKWRKYGQKVVKNSLHPRSYYRCTHSNCRVKKRVERLSEDCRMVITTYEGRHNHIPSDDSNSSDHECFTSF from the exons ATGGTTTTGTCACCACACTATTTGTCAGTATATGAGAAGGTCTCTCTCACTTTAG aatcattatatatatataataaggcCACCATCCTTGCCACCACCACTACGCCCGCCACAATTGCAACCACAACCGCCACAACAAAAAATTGGCATCACAAGCAG GTGGGAACTCTGGATCCAAAGGCTATGAATGATGAAAATTGCACTGGAAATTCTAGTGAAGGCAACAATAATATTACATG GTGGAAGAGTAGTGCAGCCACAGAGAAGAACAAGGTGAAAATGAGAAGGAAACTAAGAGAGCCAAGGTTTTGTTTCCAAACAAGAAGTGATGTTGATGTTCTTGATGATGGTTATAAATGGAGGAAATATGGCCAAAAAGTTGTCAAGAATAGCCTTCATCCAag GAGTTATTACAGGTGTACACATAGCAACTGCAGGGTGAAGAAGAGAGTTGAAAGACTCTCAGAAGATTGTAGAATGGTGATAACCACTTATGAAGGTAGACACAATCACATCCCTTCCGATGACTCAAATTCTTCAGACCATGAATGTTTCACttctttttaa